The Caballeronia sp. NK8 genome includes a window with the following:
- a CDS encoding polymer-forming cytoskeletal protein, with protein MKTELNITLIARGCAISGDMVVDHGISFFGLLDGGIISTQGLLHIGEGGLVKGSAQGEHVRIDGRVDGDVHARGSLEINGQVSGDIFYYSTIRLGPRASLNGTLKRVARMLTIEADSTPDEGPIAGPRLDDVKGHERAESNVTELSRAMA; from the coding sequence ATGAAAACCGAACTTAATATCACGCTTATTGCGCGCGGCTGCGCGATCTCCGGCGACATGGTCGTGGATCACGGCATTTCGTTCTTCGGCCTGCTCGACGGCGGCATCATCTCGACACAGGGTCTGCTGCACATTGGGGAAGGTGGGCTCGTAAAGGGCTCCGCGCAGGGCGAGCACGTTCGCATTGACGGGCGCGTCGACGGGGATGTGCACGCTCGGGGTTCGTTGGAAATCAATGGCCAAGTCTCGGGCGACATCTTCTACTACAGCACGATCCGCCTTGGTCCGCGTGCGTCTTTGAACGGCACGCTCAAACGCGTTGCCAGAATGCTGACGATCGAGGCCGATTCCACGCCGGACGAAGGGCCTATCGCCGGTCCGCGTCTGGACGACGTGAAAGGCCACGAACGCGCGGAATCAAATGTGACAGAGCTCTCCCGCGCAATGGCCTGA